A stretch of DNA from Sylvia atricapilla isolate bSylAtr1 chromosome 3, bSylAtr1.pri, whole genome shotgun sequence:
GTTAAGAAAGTGACTCAAAAAGAACTAAATTCGTAATAGATGATATAAACTTACTTTTATTAGGGTAGAAACAACTTCAAATGATCCAACCACCAAAAGTACAGGTGCTATGACAATGAGGGGAAGTAGGGAATATCCTATTACACCAAGAACTTGGCCATAAGCAACCTGGAATTTTCAAGCACATAAAAATAAGCTTTGCAGTATACAATCTCTGTCGCCAAATacaatttgttctttttataaCACTATGAAGAACGATTATAATGTGTTATACTCATGAAATTTCAGCTATAGGAGACTTGCTAGCATAAAAGTTGGTTTTGTACACTAAAGTGTAAAATTAGAAATAcgttgtctttttttttttttccccaaaaaactgTAAATTATCACTTTCAAAGGCAGCATTTACATATGTTACCCAGGAGCACAGAACTGCAATAGACCTCTCAAGGACCAGCTGTAGTCCTGGTTGTCAAAAACAGCAAAGACATCATTTTCTGCATTAGCATACTCATATCCAtgatacataaataaatacataaagcaCATGAATGTTTTTGGTGTCAGTGGAAAACTTAAAACTTGATCCCTGTAAGGCATAGAATTCTGATTTCCAGCTTCATTTTATTGTCATTATCTAGAACAGAGTTGTTCCAAGTACTTCTGTAACCACTTTTAGCTTCAGAAGGAAATGGCTGATTTTCCCCTACTATGGTCTGAAAGGTTCTTGTGCACAGCTAGGCTTCTTGGATGTAAAAGGAAAAGTAGTGGCATCCTGTAAGCGTTTTCTTGTGGATAATGATCCTTCATGACAAGCTCTGCAAACCTATACTTTTTCTCCCATTTATACATCTGATAATTTCCCATTTTGAGCCACAAACCAGATTGATTTAAGAGCACCTGGATTgtgctgaaatgcagaaatactaTGCAATCACATTTATAAAAACTTCTTCTTTCAAAACAGCATTCACACAAGAAGACTCTAGCAATTatgattaaaaggaaaatttgaaaaatttaaagtaaataaCTCAGGACCTCAGCAACACTGGTGCATCATTAATGCAATATCCATAGTAGAAGTATAAAAATCAAGCTTCACTGAATATTGAGTTCTTCACAACACAGTCCAGTCATTTTATGCTGCAGATCTATTTTAAGATGTTTTGTCCTCCTGACTGTTCCACTGCAGCTGTCTGTGGGCCTTGCTgtaagtcttttttttttgttgtttacaCCTGAATCGCTTAATGAGTCAATTTGTAAACAGTTCAAGCAACTATTCCAACCCTGCTGGTGcaagcagctggaggaagggaTGCAGGCCACAGCTCCCGTTGGCTTTGCAGTTGAGAAACATGCCCTGCCTTTCACACTTTAATGGGTTTGAATTGCATCAGGCCAGGGATGAAAACAAACACTGGCAGGTGCTTTACACACAAGGGTATCTAACTGCTGTTAGCCCcccattaaagaaaaaagtttccaTTTAGTCCAGTGACCTAAAACTTAAAGCATTTCTCCCTCAAGAATGGACTTCAGGTCTGGACCACAAGAAGCTGTTAGAATTTCTGGGATTCACAGCACCGATTTCCAGACTGTTTATCACTTCCACGCACGCCATCCATTGCACCAAGAGATTAGTTGATGATCTCTGTATTTTAGATTTCATTTTGGagactgaaaatctgaaatgttGACTTTACACTTAGCAACTGCATCCATTCTTATCTGGCTACAAGATTCAAACTCAAGCACTACAAAAACCCAACTACTGCTGAAAAACATTGTCAAGAGACCTTACATTATCTCCCTCTATATCCTTTTCACATATAGGTACTTACTTCTCCTCCGAGAACTCTGGCCAGTAAAAAAATTGTCAAGGATCCAAATATCCAAATAGTTATAATCCAAGAAACAACCTTGAAAGATAAAGAACAATTCATTTATATGCATAATTGTCaatgtgaaaaaggaaaatccatttCCATAATCACTTGTGCTGCAGTCAAGGATTTTATTATACAAAAGTGAATTCTGAATTGCAGCAAGAATAGTGTTTAGTATCACAGTGTAATTAGCAAATGAAGCTCAGATGTTACATTTACAGAATCACATTAATGGTAAATCCAGTGTACACAGAATGCACATGCAATGCATTCTGTAAGTACTGTAACAGGAATAGGAAGTTGAGTTAAAACTACCCTAAATGTCTTCATACCCCACCTATTACAAAACTGGGGCTCAGATAGTTTTTAAAAGTCAGCCCAACCAATACAAGAAGTTGGaattctctttctttcactTATAAAGATGTCACTTTACTCAAACTGAGAATGCTCAGAAGACATAGGACTGTAATTCTCAGTGGAACTTGATGATGATGACAACTTTATATAGAGCCTCAGATTCCTGGGACCAAGtctgtcattattttttcttgcttctttcaTAGTTCTGCTCTTAAACTACAGAAGAAATCCTAAAGTCATTCTCTGGCTTAAAAGAACCTTCAAATTAACTTAGCTGGTTTTGGTGTTGAGCCACTGGGAGGAATAGAAGTAAAGCTCTCCTTTCTGAAAGGCCTTTTTAGAAGGAAACAACAGTTGAAGTCTGATGTCTGTATTACCAAACATACTAAcatcaaactgaaaaaattaagtCAGTATTCAGTTCAATACTTTGCTTAATTAAAAGTTCCATATTTCCAGAAGAATGAAATAGCAAAAACCAGATAAAAATCACAACAGCACTAAAAAAACCATAATGGCTTCATACTATTTGTGAAAATGGCACACAGCCTCCTTCTACTTGCTGTTTCCTTCTACAGACCAAAAGAAGAGGACCAGATTAAAGTCTTAGAGTAGAAGTGCTCCTCTCCAATTTAGAGAGTTTTGGTTCACCTagtccagctgctgtcagtcATCCTGTTGCTGGCTGCTAGCTTTCCCTCCTCATACACACACTGCACTCTTGCACCCATATGGTAAACCCACCGCTCCTAAGAAACATGAGAGCCAGTGTTCCTGCACAGGAGCTCCGCACACTGCAGGAGGTGGTTCATCTGTCACAGGGTCAAGGAATGGTCCTTGCTTTGCCAAGGAGACAGGTGAGTGGTCCTCCCAGAAGACTTAACAATGAAGAGGTTTAGTCTACTCACTTCAGGCCTCACGGAGACAAGATACTGACAGTGAATTCTTAGTCAGCATTTGGTACACCATATGGAAGCCAGAGGACCCAAAGGGGATGATTTTATCCCACCATTCACAAGAATCCTTGCATAAGCACATTCTGCTGGTTTACATATGGCTTATTGCCATACTTGGTCACATTCTAAACAACTGTAACCACACATTTAGTCATATAGATTTCCaatgcagcagcacccaggctTACCTTCAAATTGTTACTATAAATGATAtcacttctttattttaatcagaACATAAAAAAGCTAACAGTGTTTATGGAAGTCAATTAAATATGCACAATGCCTTTGAGTAGCTCTTTACCCTGGAGTTCAAAAGGAATTATGGAAAAAGTCTATTGACCAGAGGAAAGTTATCTGATTGTAACTGAGCAGGGAGGACAAAAGAGCAAATGTCACTAATGAGGATTAAATATACCAGATAACAGCAGTCATATAGTATGAATTAAATAAGCAGCTTTATTTGTCAGGAAATTAGAATTCATGGCATCCAAACAAATGcttttcactgacattttttaGTAATAAAAAGCAAGTTAACAAAAGGTCacaattaaaatggaaagattCACTAATATGACTACAAACCCATTAGTATCAATCTGGTTCCTCTAGAAACCAcatctttcctttgttttactGTATAAAAACAAACCTGACATTTCATCATGATTAACTTACCCGTGGGCTATTTAATACATTCCTAACTGCTGTCTTTCTACATACTAACTTGAGAAACAGCACTTGAAATGCCCCACATTAGTATGTGAAAAAAAAGACTTTCTACCTACGTAAGAATGCAAATTGCTTAGCAATCACATCCCCAAATTTagttcagatttctttttaggCAGAAGATTTATACCTACCTTAAATTGTCCATATAATGAAATCATTGAGAAGAAGAGGACAACTGCCAGAGGACCCCAAAAGTCCGGATTGTCTCTCACTACCTGCCTATTGAACCCAAGTGATGGCATAGGCATCAACACACATCGAATTTTGTAGTAAATATCCTTCAGATCAATGTCGAGTTCTTCCCTGAAATAATAAAGCAAGTGACCATTACTATACACCATAGTAATGAAACAGAGCTAAAAAAATAAGTACAGGGGTTTATAGAGCAAGTCTCCTGTCAGCCACAAGGAGCCATGACTAGCAAAGGAACAGTCTGTCCACAGCAAAGCAAGACCATACCTTCTTGCTGGGTTCAGTAACTGGTGGGACACAGTTAGATTTATTTAATAACTCAAAAACAAATTACATGACTGAGAACAGAAAACATACAGAGCATACCCcaaccaggctggatggggctctgagtaacctggaCTGctgaaaggtgtccctgcccaagaCAGGGAggatggaactggatggtctttaaggttgattccaacccaaaccattctgtgatacCCTGAGAGTCTGCATTAAGAtaggaagtttatttttcagacacACTAGGACATGTGACACATTTGTATCATCTTAACTACGAGTCAAAGACACGCATACATAAAGAATGTCTGTGCATTCCTATGCCAAGCAGGCTGCCATGAGCAGGCACACTtactatgaaaatattttatttcaaattctgCAAGAAAGAATACCATTACATTCACTAATCTTATACCATTCCAAATACATTATGTAAaaccaattttttaaaagaaaaagagtttaGCTTCCTTTAAGAACAGTAATTTTCAACAGACCAGTTTATGCCTATTGTTTAATTTCTGGCTTCTTTCCACTATGGGTAAAATGAAGTAGCAGCAATAGGTATCAACAGATACATATTCTCTCTCATTGCCTTCTCTGCTTCCTGTTACAAACTTTGGGCAAGCAGACACGAATTGGCCGGAAGAGTCTTCTGCCCAAGACTCCTGGCTGGTACATGTTGACCTGACTGTATTAGCCTAATGGGGAAGGAATCAGATTTCCCAAGTAATGAGCAATTCCACTTTTTTATGTGCAAAACCTCAGTCATGATGAGGAGCTCTGAAAAGCTGCAAGAGATTTCCAGCAGATATACTGCTCTACATTTAAGtacacagtgaagaaaaatgtagaaTTATATCCTAAGTTCATTTATGAAGGTTTTGTCCAAGGCTTcgatttttttggctttttcttcacaaaagctgaagtgagaaataaatgcaaagatGTGATTCACCACAacaactgcttaaaaaaaaaaaaatcaaatattgctAGTTCAGCCCCTCAAGGCAATTTTTGGATTACTATTACTAAAGCTACTTCAAAAGTGCTATTACTAACTGGTGACTAAGTAACAAAAATTGTTCTTTAACCTTCCCTGAATCTAAGGAATAAACTGGAAGCATCTATTTGCCACCATTTATCTAAAAAGGATGCAGCAGGCCTATACTTTATTCTGAAGACTGTGTAACACAAGTATTTGCTGCAAGGAAGTAATTCTTTCTCATTGTTTAGGTCTTCTGACAGTTTCTCATGTGAATATATTGTCTTTTGCATGAAGCTGACAGCTACCTCACCTGAAAGTGATGGCAGCTGTATCAGGAAAAAAGTGTCTCGAGCAAGGCTGCCCaatgagaaagtaaaaaaaaaaaataatctcactTTACTGAACAAAACATTTGCACACTAGCCCTGCATTGGTGCACTTCCCTTAGCAGGCTGCTGTTCTTTCAATCCTTAATAGGATTCagaatgtaatgtaatgtaagAATTCATGACACATCTTTCtggggaaaattaaaacaacaaaattacaCAAAAGTCAGAATTCCTACACTGTCACCTCACTACACCAGTCTGTTTCCTAATTAAAAGTTAGAGGTTCGCTAAACAGACTTATTCACACAAGGAGCTACTTCTGCACACTTTAATTTACACCAGTTCTCAAGTAGCACTGTCATTATTAAGCTCTCCAGGCATCTGTTATCTTCCAGTACTCATCTGAGTTCTCCAGAGTACTCTCTGTCTCGCTCCAATTTTTTACAGCATCATTATGTTTCATTCAGAGGAAAACACTGAGACAGTGAGAATAAAGTTGCTTAGGTACAGAACGAGGACCAGGCCGCCTGACTCAAAGTGTAGTAACCTTAAGATACAAACTTCCTTCAGCCAGCCATGTTTCTGTGAACAGAACAACGGATGCCAGACTTTCAGCTTTAAGGACATTATCACCTTTCAGCACCAGCACCCGTTAAATCTAGCCTTATAGTAAAAGACAGCCTCAAAGATAAAGTTTGTGCTACCCTGGTTCTAACATCCCTACTGTAATAACCATGATTCACAATGGTTTTCCTTCAGAATAACTGACAGAATAATTGACTGAGATTTACTTAACAGAAATCTTCCCACAGGATTGTCTTAGCCTTTGATTCTTTCACAACATCAAGAAAGAAACATGTATGCAAAAGATACGAAGAATACAGTctcatgttttttaaaacactacAAGATCAACAGTTAAAAGTAGAAAAGCCATATAAGCTTTATACTTATGGAGATTAAAATCCATAATGAAAAACAATGTTTCCATTCTTACACCAGAAAACACTTATTGGTTAAGTAATTTGTTAAACAGAATTCTAGTCACAGCACAAAGCTGTAGGACAAGTTGCTTGTTTTCCCTACACAACTAATAAAGATAGATATCCAAAAATAATTATAACATACAGGAGTGGCTTGTTATCTTCTGGGTCATCATCTTCCACTTCCAGAAGCCAGCCATATCCTCTCTGTCTTAGGAATGTAGTCGCAGTAGATTCTTTGATGAATTCTCCTCCAAGATTTAGCTTAACATCTGGAGTTGTTATGGAACCACTAAgatctaaagaaaaagagaaaaatatagaaCTTTTTATGTCTTGCCAAAAGccatttgattttaaaagtactGGAAGATAAACAACAAACATATGAAGCTATTTGTGTTGGTCATCACCATAAAACACTCAAAGCTACAAAACACAGTTATACTTTCACACATACAGAATTTGAAAGCGTActtgtggttttattgcaataGTAACAATGTTGGGATAGGTCTCAAACACCAGATTTCAGCTTTTAGATGAGACTCTTGTTTTATGACACAGTGTTGTGGTATGATAGAAAGACTTCCATTTGTGCTTTAAgtatttaaaagcacaaaaagagGACAGTAATGAGAGTCTCATCATGCTATAAATTGTGGATTATTTATAACCTTTTTCTGATCGTACTCTTTTGGCACCCATTTTTAATAGTGGCATTGTTTCAGCCAAAACCATTCTCTGCTTTTATGTCAAATTattcataaaaggaaaatatttgaaggtGCTTTAATTTGTAGCCTGCCTTCAATGCAGctgaaaatgttacagaaaGAATGCTATCAGAGATCCTTACGCTCCAGACAATAATAAGTAATACAAATATTCATATTAATACAAATAGTACATATTCTCTTTGATATACTGTGGTCTTTCTCTACCATAGCAGTAAGCAAATCAAAGAGCAATTTATCTATGTTCTGGTTGGTTTGGCAAAATtgccagttttctttttctcattttattcagTTATATATagtaggaaaacaaaaagtagTATAGGAAAATTAATTAGGCAActtgatgaaagaaaaagatacatAAGAAGggaataattatttatttaggaaataaTGGATTTCCATTATCTGCtaagaaggaaaaatccaaacagaaatgtgtaaatattttgtaCAAGCTTACTATAAATATATtgacagataaagaaaaaaaattttgccttttcattgTTGTGTGTTTTTCACACATTAAAGTTCCTCAGCACAAATTTTCCAAAACACCTAACCATAGCGAGTACTTCTGAAACACTCACAGAAGCATGTCAGGCCACATTTGCAGATTACATTTGCAacattttctctggaaatattACAGtcttatagaaaaaaaaaattacagtggcAGAATCTCAGTGTCTTCAGCCAACATGTCTTTAAGTATTCACTAATCATTCAGAATTGCAATTAATTCAACAGAATTCTCCTTCTCAGATCAGCTTGCTAGGCCACTCAGATTCAAGCTTCTCCATAAATGCTTTCCAACTATTTCATAATCATAAGAGTTAATGATCCATTTCTTTGATTCCTGGAACACCATCTGCACAGGACCATTGTAAAGATCACTGTAACTTAAAGCAGGAATTTCTCTTCGCTCTTCCCAgttccagcacacacacactgttcTCACCGGACTCAAGCAAACCCTTCCCTTGCTGTTTacagagggaggaagaaagaaaaatctcaatGCCTGGGCATCAAGCTGAAGCCTCAGAAGTTTTCTCTTGACTGTGGACCATTATGtcattaagaaatatttatttctgctaCAACATAACACTTTTTTGCAAGGAGAGGTTCTTGCTACTGGGTGCATAAACGCAGCTCTCAAaagaagcaaacacagcagTCCAACCAGCCGGgtatttctcctttctctgggACGACTAACAATCCATCCTGGGGCACAGAAACTCCTGCACAGGTCGTTTTAACCAAGACTCCTTTTAGCAGCTTGATGAATACCTGCAACCACACTTCTGAATTATAAACTCTATTAACATGATCTTAAGTCTGTTTTGCAAGACTTGAGGGAAAAGGGATTGGTCACctcctcttctgcaggctgCTTTGAATGAGATTTTTAAACTGTGGGACAACTGGGTGCTGGAAAAATCTGCCAAGAACTGATGACACTGAGGGTTCCCAGCCTTCACTGCTACTGTCTCAGGCTGAACACCACAGACACAAAACCAAAGCCCCTCAGACGCCTCATTTCAGCAAAGCATTGTAGAAGACCAGCTTCCAAAACAGCCTTGACTCTTAATTC
This window harbors:
- the LOC136359342 gene encoding protein YIPF4 — encoded protein: MQPPGAQQPPLYAPGSGDFTFVSSADAEDLSGSITTPDVKLNLGGEFIKESTATTFLRQRGYGWLLEVEDDDPEDNKPLLEELDIDLKDIYYKIRCVLMPMPSLGFNRQVVRDNPDFWGPLAVVLFFSMISLYGQFKVVSWIITIWIFGSLTIFLLARVLGGEVAYGQVLGVIGYSLLPLIVIAPVLLVVGSFEVVSTLIKLFGVFWAAYSAASLLVGEEFKTKKPLLIYPIFLLYIYFLSLYTGV